From Brassica rapa cultivar Chiifu-401-42 chromosome A06, CAAS_Brap_v3.01, whole genome shotgun sequence:
taattttgtttaatatatttttagtgtataaatttaaaagtaatgttaataaataatacataattaaaatataaaggaatttaaaataaaacattataaatttaaactaGTTTTACGTTTATATAGATACTCTatagatttttgatatttttattagttttatcaGCTTAATTACTCTGAGATAAAATCCAGCCATATGATCAATTCATGTTTATTAGACTCAACTTGGTAATGTAACGTATTCATGGTCGAACTCGGTTCAACCATCGGATCAGTCCGGTTTTAAAAACGCTCGTTAAATGGTTAATCAGAATTTGACCTTTTTAATAAGGGCAGAAAGGTAAATCAGCCAATTTTGGAAGAGAGCTTTGTGTGACGCCCAAATAGAAAGTCAAACTCTGGTCCACTCCCTAAAACTACACTTgtttgaaagagagagagatggcagCGGCGACGATGAGGAAGAAGGCGGAGGCAGGGGCGTTCTTGGACAGAGCACAATGAAACCTAGGCCTAGGGCCCCCATTTTTCAAAGGcctccatttaaaaaaaaaattatgcagcTAATGTTTTTTTATCACAATTTACAGTTACATAATGAAAATGTACAAatgaaaaacagaaaaagataacaacacaaaatTAAAATGGGACCTACGTAAAATTTattcttttaacttttttcaTTGACTATTTTTTATCTCTGGCTCTCTTCCTCTTTTTCCATTACTCttaagcttttaaaaaaaaaaaaaaattatcctaaGCTTTATGTTCTACAATAATGTGTAGGCCCCCGTTTTTTTTCTTGCCTAGGGTCTCACGTATTACAGGGACGGCCCTGGGCGGAGGAGCTGGTGGAGAAGGCGATGAAGGGAAACGATGCTTCTCACGATGCCTCGCACGTGTGGAGGGTACGAGACCTCGCTATGTCCCTTGCTCGCGAGGAAGGTCTCTCTTCCAACTCCGACTCCATGGAAATTGTGagccctaaaaaaaaaaaaaaaaaaaaaaaaagaaattgtgAGCCTTACTAAATCCTCTCAAAATCTGTTCGCCGGAATCTGGAATCGTAGTTAGTTCTTGATTCAGTGAGAGAGAGCTGTATGTGGTTATTAGCAAGATTTTCAGAGAATGTGAGATGTTTTTTTCAATGTGTTTTTCTCATTTGCAGGTGGAGCTTGCAGCTCTTCTCCATGATATAGGTACACTTCCCTTTTGgtcatctttttcttttctttttttaagtcatgtgttttttttatatattcctACTGATTTAATCGTTATGTGTGTGTATCTATCTCTTATCAGGTGATTACAAGTACATAAGGTTTGTTTCTCTATCCATCTCTAgaggtttatttattttttgaaccgCTTAGTAGACTAACATCCCTTGCACCATTCTTTGATCATATTACCACGAGATTAATTGCTTACTTTCTCTATAATTCCCTGCGTTTAACTTCCTTTTAACTAACCGTAAGGGGCTGGATAGTGGATACTATCTCTTTCTATATACTGTAATCTGTAGTGGATGCCATTAGATGAGGCTTGTGAGGAATGCCTTGCTGGGTTTGCTCACCCTAGGATTAGTTGAAACTTGGTGTGGAAAGTATGAATCATGAAGACTTCGTTTTCTGCCTCTGATGTTATAACCTGATTTTAGAGACCCTTCGGAAGCTAAGCTTGTTGAGAATTTCCTGGATGAGGAGGGTGTGGAAGAGACCAAGAAGGTGAAAATACTAAAGATCATCAATGGAATGGGTTCGTTTCCTGCTCCAACTTTTTAACTCACCAAATCCAATGTACTATAGCTCGCTTTAGTTCTCACTGCGGTTAAGTTAAGagtttgtaaattaaaaaaagaggCATTATGTTGTATCTAAATGTATGAACATGACAAATAGTATTTTTTCCAGGCTTTAAAGACGAATTATCAGGGCAAACACTCTGCGAATCTCTTCCAGAATTTGGGGTGGTTCAAGATGCTGATCGCCTTGATGCAATTGGCGCCATAGGTTAGAATGCTTCTCGACAGTTTAAAGAGCTTTTGATCTGCCACTGTCAAATTGTCTGCTCTGTTGTCTCTTTCTATGTTTGTGCTCTTAGTTGTTTTTGATCTCTTTATGTTTTAGGAATTGCTCGTTGCTTTACATTTGGTGGAAGCAGGAACAGAGTGCTTCACGATCCTGAGATCAAGCCCCGGACAGAGTTAACCAAAGAGCAGTACATGAAGAAAGAGGAGCAAACCACTATTAACCACTTCCATGAGA
This genomic window contains:
- the LOC103872518 gene encoding uncharacterized protein YpgQ isoform X1 — encoded protein: MAAATMRKKAEELVEKAMKGNDASHDASHVWRVRDLAMSLAREEGLSSNSDSMEIVELAALLHDIGDYKYIRDPSEAKLVENFLDEEGVEETKKVKILKIINGMGFKDELSGQTLCESLPEFGVVQDADRLDAIGAIGIARCFTFGGSRNRVLHDPEIKPRTELTKEQYMKKEEQTTINHFHEKLLKLKKLMKTEAGKRRAEKRHEFMEEFLKEFYQEWDGRA
- the LOC103872518 gene encoding uncharacterized protein YpgQ isoform X2, whose product is MLLTMPRTCGGYETSLCPLLARKVELAALLHDIGDYKYIRDPSEAKLVENFLDEEGVEETKKVKILKIINGMGFKDELSGQTLCESLPEFGVVQDADRLDAIGAIGIARCFTFGGSRNRVLHDPEIKPRTELTKEQYMKKEEQTTINHFHEKLLKLKKLMKTEAGKRRAEKRHEFMEEFLKEFYQEWDGRA